In Ooceraea biroi isolate clonal line C1 chromosome 13, Obir_v5.4, whole genome shotgun sequence, a genomic segment contains:
- the LOC113561404 gene encoding cytochrome P450 9e2-like has product MEFASLFSSPFALLLITLIIIGVVKAISVVYNAYSFWSKKNVPYLPDSLSSLITSWKVFLRLISFPDWGEYMYNYLPNAKYLGILDFTTPGLLIRDPDLIKDITVKDFEHFPDHRSFVDENVEPLFAKNIFSLRGDRWREMRNTLSPSFTASKMKFMYELIAKCSTEFVDYLVDHPELCSSIETKKIFRRYTTDVIATTAFGVSVNSMKDPNNEFYLKGIEASKFSSGALSMLKFVFMRGFPRLAKALGVTFFPRATGDFFKRIVDENIKMREAQGIVRPDMIHLLMQARDKGSAHKLTLDDIVSQAFIFFFAGFETSSTLMCFVAYELAVNPDIQARLRDEVDRHLAEGNGSISYESMSKMVYMDMVVSEALRKYPPVIFTDRFTAKRYELPPAQPGCKSLIIEPETVIMFPTYSLQHDPKYFPNPEKFDPERFNEENKDKIHPYTYLPFGLGPRKCIGNRFALMETKLLIAELLQKFILKPTEKTAYPVVFDKKEFALQPIGGFWLRYEKREKGK; this is encoded by the coding sequence ATGGAGTTCGCGTCGTTATTTTCGTCACCTTTTGCGTTATTACTGATCACTCTGATCATCATTGGTGTCGTGAAAGCTATCAGCGTGGTGTATAATGCGTACTCTTTCTGGTCGAAAAAGAATGTACCTTACTTGCCCGATTCGCTGTCGTCTCTGATAACAAGTTGGAAAGTGTTTTTACGTCTTATAAGCTTCCCCGATTGGGGcgaatacatgtataattacCTTCCGAATGCTAAATACCTCGGAATACTGGATTTCACTACGCCTGGCTTGCTTATACGCGATCCAGATCTGATCAAAGATATCACGGTGAAGGACTTTGAACACTTTCCGGATCACCGTTCCTTCGTGGACGAAAACGTCGAGCCGTTATTCgccaaaaatatattctccCTGCGTGGGGACCGTTGGCGGGAGATGAGGAACACACTGAGCCCTTCCTTCACTGCCAGCAAAATGAAATTCATGTACGAACTGATAGCCAAGTGCTCCACCGAGTTCGTCGACTATCTGGTCGATCATCCGGAACTCTGTTCTTCCATAGAGACGAAGAAGATCTTCAGACGGTACACCACCGACGTCATCGCCACGACGGCTTTCGGCGTCAGCGTGAATTCCATGAAGGACCCCAACAACGAGTTCTATTTGAAAGGCATCGAGGCCAGCAAGTTCTCTAGCGGCGCGCTGTCCATGCTCAAGTTCGTGTTTATGCGCGGGTTCCCGCGACTCGCGAAAGCACTCGGTGTGACCTTCTTTCCTCGAGCTACGGGCGACTTCTTCAAGAGAATCGTAGACGAGAACATCAAGATGCGGGAGGCGCAGGGTATCGTTAGACCGGACATGATTCACCTCCTGATGCAGGCGCGAGACAAAGGCAGCGCACACAAGCTGACGCTGGACGACATCGTTTCGCAGGcgttcatcttcttcttcgcggGATTCGAGACGTCCTCGACGCTCATGTGCTTCGTCGCTTACGAGCTTGCGGTCAATCCGGACATCCAGGCTCGCCTGCGTGACGAGGTCGACCGGCATCTCGCCGAAGGTAACGGCAGTATCTCGTACGAGTCGATGTCGAAGATGGTTTACATGGACATGGTGGTCTCCGAGGCCCTCAGGAAGTATCCACCGGTGATCTTCACCGACAGATTCACCGCCAAGAGATACGAGCTGCCTCCGGCGCAACCGGGTTGCAAAAGTCTGATCATCGAGCCCGAAACCGTGATAATGTTCCCCACTTACAGTCTGCAACACGATCCCAAGTACTTCCCGAACCCGGAGAAGTTCGATCCTGAAAGGTTCAACGAGGAGAACAAGGACAAAATTCACCCGTACACTTATCTGCCATTCGGACTGGGACCCAGGAAGTGCATCGGCAATCGATTCGCTCTCATGGAAACGAAGCTGCTGATAGCCGAACTCTTGCAGAAATTTATTCTGAAACCCACGGAGAAAACTGCCTACCCCGTCGTGTTTGATAAGAAGGAGTTCGCGTTGCAGCCCATCGGCGGATTCTGGCTCCGCTAcgagaaaagggaaaagggaAAGTAA